ATCCCCACCCTAACCCTCCCCTTGAAGGGGAGGGGATAAAAACTAAGCACCCTCTCCCTCAGGGAGAGGGTCCGGGTGAGGGTGGGGTTGTTTCATCCTGAGCCTCATTTTCATGTACCTTTGTGAGCCGAAGGCTCATGAGGGTTCATCCGAAAATCACCATAGCTCACCCTCCCCCTAACCCCCTCCCGTCAAGGGAGGGGGAAAAACTTAGCATCCCTCTCCCCTGGCGGGAGAGGGTCCGGGTGAGGGGGCCTTATTTTTATCATCCTTTATAGCATTTTTGGATTTTTTCTGCAAATCGTATTCAAGAGGGCATACGTTGCAGAGAGGCTTCTTTTTACATAAATATTTGCCGACCCTCACTATTAGTGCGTGATATTCGTTGTAAAGCACAGGGTCTTTTCGGATATTCTCCATAAATAATGATTGAATATTATGATAACCGTCCTCCATAATTTCATAACCGTGTCTTGAAAATATCCGTCTCGTATATGCATCCACAACAAATACCGGGTATCCGGCGGCAAACAAAAGTATGGAGTCCACTGTCTCCGGTCCAAGGCCGTTTACATTAAGGAGCTTATGTCTTAATATGG
This is a stretch of genomic DNA from Nitrospirota bacterium. It encodes these proteins:
- a CDS encoding endonuclease III domain-containing protein, with amino-acid sequence MGRRKHNLLTIYHSLFERFGPQHWWPGETPFEVIIGAILTQNTSWTNVEKAISSLKASGNFSPDKLFELPADALAGLIRSSGYFNIKAKRLKNFLSFLFAEYEGSIDKLLKEECSILRHKLLNVNGLGPETVDSILLFAAGYPVFVVDAYTRRIFSRHGYEIMEDGYHNIQSLFMENIRKDPVLYNEYHALIVRVGKYLCKKKPLCNVCPLEYDLQKKSKNAIKDDKNKAPSPGPSPARGEGC